One genomic segment of Ignavibacteriota bacterium includes these proteins:
- a CDS encoding acylphosphatase, with protein sequence MENQKIRVEIIVSGLVQGVGFRYFVLRKALELNLVGYTKNQYDGTVLTVAEGEKYQIEELFNHLKIGPMHADVRDIKISWQSFVGEFSTFEIRRF encoded by the coding sequence ATGGAAAACCAAAAAATTAGAGTGGAAATAATTGTTTCCGGTTTGGTGCAAGGAGTTGGTTTTAGATATTTTGTTTTGCGAAAAGCTTTGGAATTGAATTTAGTCGGTTACACAAAAAATCAATATGATGGTACAGTTTTAACGGTTGCGGAAGGTGAAAAATATCAAATTGAAGAATTATTCAATCATTTAAAAATTGGACCAATGCACGCCGATGTTAGAGATATAAAAATTTCTTGGCAAAGTTTTGTCGGAGAATTTTCAACTTTTGAAATAAGGAGATTTTAA
- the queG gene encoding tRNA epoxyqueuosine(34) reductase QueG: MLLFKEKIISKAKQLGFDLIGFSKYQTLEKEIQNLEKWLSKNYQAGMNYMEKNLDKKKDVNLILENCKSVISLGMNYFVKDNFSEINNSGKVSRYAWGKDYHLIIWEKLDELIEYAKIENPNFKAKSYVDTGPVMDKVWAVKSGIGWQGKNSNIINREIGSWFFISTFLTNFDFENYENQIEDFCGSCTACIKACPTNAIIEDYVVDSNKCISYLTIENKSEISNEFIGKFDNWIFGCDVCQDVCPWNIKFAESTNQTEFLEIKNKNLSFEEIEKMEDSDFKNKFCESPILRTKLKGLRRNSEFLQKLM, translated from the coding sequence ATTCTTTTGTTTAAAGAAAAAATCATATCAAAAGCAAAACAACTCGGATTTGATCTAATCGGATTTTCAAAATATCAAACACTTGAAAAAGAAATTCAAAATTTAGAAAAGTGGCTTTCTAAAAATTATCAAGCTGGTATGAATTACATGGAAAAAAATCTTGATAAAAAGAAAGATGTAAACTTAATTTTGGAAAACTGCAAAAGTGTAATTTCGTTGGGAATGAATTATTTTGTAAAAGATAATTTTAGTGAAATAAATAATTCCGGAAAAGTTTCCCGCTATGCTTGGGGAAAAGATTATCATTTAATTATTTGGGAAAAGTTGGATGAACTTATTGAATATGCTAAAATTGAAAATCCAAATTTTAAAGCAAAAAGTTATGTTGATACCGGTCCGGTAATGGATAAAGTCTGGGCAGTAAAATCCGGAATTGGTTGGCAAGGGAAAAATAGCAATATAATTAATAGAGAAATTGGAAGCTGGTTTTTTATTTCTACATTTCTAACAAATTTTGATTTTGAAAATTATGAAAATCAAATTGAAGATTTTTGCGGAAGTTGTACGGCTTGCATAAAAGCTTGTCCAACAAATGCAATTATTGAAGATTATGTTGTAGATTCAAACAAATGCATTTCATATTTAACAATAGAAAATAAAAGCGAGATTTCTAATGAGTTTATTGGAAAATTTGATAATTGGATTTTTGGCTGCGATGTTTGTCAAGATGTTTGTCCTTGGAATATTAAATTTGCAGAATCTACAAATCAAACAGAATTTTTAGAAATTAAAAATAAAAATTTATCATTTGAAGAGATCGAAAAGATGGAAGATTCTGATTTTAAAAATAAGTTTTGTGAAAGTCCCATTTTACGAACTAAGCTAAAAGGTCTAAGACGAAATTCAGAATTTTTGCAAAAACTAATGTGA
- a CDS encoding Rieske 2Fe-2S domain-containing protein, with protein sequence MIEKEEFNGFTFACKVSDIKEKVGKRFYINDVDVAIFKVSGKIFAVSNICPHQHTAQIYEGFIENDCVVCPLHGWIFNLETGNLFGGSKGLDVYETKIIDNKIFVKAEDKKLNW encoded by the coding sequence GTGATTGAGAAAGAAGAATTTAACGGATTTACTTTTGCTTGTAAAGTTTCGGATATTAAAGAAAAAGTTGGAAAAAGATTTTATATAAATGATGTTGATGTAGCAATATTTAAAGTTAGCGGTAAAATTTTTGCGGTTAGTAATATTTGTCCGCATCAACATACAGCGCAAATTTATGAAGGATTTATTGAAAACGATTGTGTAGTTTGTCCTTTACATGGTTGGATATTTAATCTTGAAACGGGAAATCTATTTGGTGGTAGCAAAGGTTTAGATGTTTATGAAACAAAAATTATTGATAATAAAATTTTTGTGAAAGCTGAAGATAAAAAATTGAATTGGTAA
- a CDS encoding DUF309 domain-containing protein, whose translation MIDISKGVLLFNDSDFFSAHDFFEELWMDSLKEEKEFFQGLVQISVGSYHLICGNLKGAKSQLQKGKIKLEKFLPSFYEINVLKLTKEISILITNLDQENIINQIPKIELTT comes from the coding sequence ATGATTGATATTTCTAAAGGCGTTCTTTTATTTAATGATAGTGATTTCTTTTCTGCACACGACTTTTTTGAAGAACTTTGGATGGATTCTCTCAAAGAAGAAAAAGAATTTTTTCAAGGATTAGTTCAAATTTCGGTTGGTTCGTATCACCTTATTTGCGGAAATCTAAAAGGTGCTAAAAGTCAATTACAAAAAGGTAAAATCAAACTTGAAAAATTTTTACCTTCGTTTTATGAAATAAACGTTCTTAAATTAACAAAAGAAATTTCGATTCTAATAACAAACTTGGATCAAGAAAATATAATAAATCAGATTCCAAAAATTGAATTAACAACTTAA
- a CDS encoding sigma-70 family RNA polymerase sigma factor has product MKKLTDIEIIESVLKGNVNDYSLIIDRYKNKAFSLLVNILKNKMDAEEALQDSFIKAYNSLNNFRNESQFSTWFYKVVYNTGLTILSSKKRKIEMQMDSFEDLNYFENIDDEVYSISENKKTYLLNLVDKLPIRNSLVLILYYMDNLSIKEVSEVLDLSLVNAKVLLHRSRNLLRDLLIQHNYQEELQ; this is encoded by the coding sequence ATGAAAAAACTTACTGATATAGAAATAATTGAATCTGTACTAAAGGGAAATGTTAACGATTATTCTCTTATAATTGATAGATATAAAAATAAAGCTTTTTCACTTTTAGTTAATATTTTGAAAAATAAAATGGATGCCGAAGAAGCTTTGCAAGATAGTTTTATTAAAGCTTATAATTCGCTTAATAATTTTAGAAATGAATCTCAATTTTCAACTTGGTTTTATAAGGTTGTTTATAATACCGGCTTAACAATTCTATCAAGTAAAAAACGCAAAATAGAAATGCAAATGGATTCTTTTGAAGATCTAAACTATTTTGAAAATATAGATGATGAAGTTTATTCTATTTCCGAAAATAAAAAAACATATTTACTAAATTTGGTTGATAAATTGCCGATTCGAAATTCACTTGTTCTTATTTTATATTATATGGATAATCTTTCGATAAAAGAAGTCAGCGAAGTTTTAGATTTATCGCTTGTTAATGCAAAAGTACTTTTACATAGATCGAGAAATTTGTTGAGAGATTTACTTATCCAGCATAATTATCAAGAGGAATTACAATGA
- a CDS encoding LemA family protein, protein MSKGIGILIVVAVIVIGAIMWGMGIYNNLVGLDEGVSQSWSQVENQYQRRADLIPNLVNTVKGVANFEKETYTAVTEARAKVNQINMTPEMLSDPNAFAQFQSAQDGLSSALSRLLVTVENYPQLKANENFSQLQAQLEGTENRISVERKKFNEVVQNYNTTVRRFPASLIAGFTGFAQKQYFKAVAGSEQAPKVEF, encoded by the coding sequence ATGAGCAAAGGAATAGGAATACTAATTGTAGTTGCGGTGATTGTTATTGGCGCAATTATGTGGGGAATGGGAATTTATAATAACTTAGTTGGTTTAGATGAAGGTGTTTCACAAAGTTGGAGTCAAGTTGAAAATCAATATCAGCGAAGAGCTGATTTAATTCCAAATTTAGTAAACACAGTTAAAGGCGTAGCAAACTTTGAAAAAGAAACTTATACTGCAGTAACAGAGGCAAGAGCAAAAGTTAATCAAATTAATATGACTCCGGAAATGTTAAGCGATCCGAATGCATTTGCACAATTTCAAAGTGCGCAAGACGGATTAAGCAGCGCATTATCAAGATTACTTGTTACTGTTGAAAACTATCCTCAACTAAAAGCGAATGAAAATTTTTCTCAACTCCAAGCCCAGCTTGAGGGAACCGAAAATAGAATTTCAGTTGAACGAAAAAAGTTTAATGAAGTTGTACAAAATTATAATACAACAGTTAGAAGATTTCCAGCAAGTTTGATTGCCGGTTTTACCGGATTTGCTCAAAAACAATATTTTAAAGCAGTTGCCGGATCTGAACAAGCTCCAAAAGTTGAGTTTTAG
- the trxB gene encoding thioredoxin-disulfide reductase has protein sequence MSENHHKIVIIGSGPAGLTAAIYAARANMNPVIYEGMQPGGQLTITTEVENYPGFENGIQGPELMDVMRKQACKFGAKCEFKEITEVDFSQRPFKLKAEDKEITADAVIISTGASAKLLGTESEKNYMGYGVSACATCDGFFYKGLKVIVVGGGDTAMEEANYLTNFASEVLIVHRRDEFRASQIMIDRAKKNPKIKFALNQTIKEVLGEVNMMGHKKVTGAILENTKDGSSEEVKVDGIFIAIGHQPNTKIFNGKLEMDETGYLKVKAGSTHTNIEGVLAAGDVADKTYRQAITAAGTGCMAALDAQRWLEEKELA, from the coding sequence ATGTCAGAAAATCATCATAAAATTGTAATAATTGGTTCTGGTCCAGCCGGATTAACCGCTGCAATTTACGCTGCAAGAGCAAATATGAATCCCGTAATTTATGAAGGAATGCAGCCGGGCGGACAATTAACAATTACTACAGAAGTTGAAAATTATCCCGGTTTTGAAAATGGAATTCAAGGGCCAGAGTTGATGGATGTAATGAGAAAGCAAGCATGCAAATTTGGCGCAAAATGTGAATTCAAAGAAATTACAGAAGTTGATTTTTCGCAAAGACCGTTTAAGTTAAAAGCTGAAGATAAAGAAATTACTGCCGATGCTGTAATTATTTCCACCGGAGCGAGCGCAAAATTGTTGGGAACTGAAAGTGAGAAAAACTATATGGGTTATGGTGTTTCTGCATGTGCAACTTGCGATGGATTTTTCTATAAAGGTTTAAAAGTAATTGTTGTAGGCGGCGGCGATACTGCAATGGAAGAAGCAAATTATTTAACAAATTTTGCTTCGGAAGTTTTAATTGTGCATAGAAGAGATGAATTTAGAGCATCTCAAATTATGATTGATAGAGCTAAGAAAAATCCCAAAATTAAGTTTGCTTTGAATCAAACAATTAAAGAAGTTCTTGGCGAAGTAAACATGATGGGACATAAAAAAGTAACCGGCGCAATTTTGGAAAATACAAAAGACGGAAGCTCTGAAGAAGTAAAAGTTGACGGAATTTTTATAGCAATTGGACATCAGCCGAATACAAAAATATTTAACGGTAAATTGGAAATGGATGAAACCGGATATTTAAAAGTTAAAGCCGGTTCTACTCATACAAATATTGAAGGTGTTTTAGCTGCCGGAGATGTTGCCGATAAAACTTATCGCCAAGCAATTACAGCAGCCGGAACGGGTTGTATGGCAGCTTTGGATGCTCAACGTTGGCTTGAAGAAAAGGAATTAGCTTAA
- a CDS encoding TPM domain-containing protein: MSTKKLKYFLFFIFAIKIIAQPEIPTFSSYAVDYTKTLSNDQINYLDNGLKTFDDSTSNQIVFFMNKTLDGYPIEMFTNEVAEKNGIGTKENNNGILFYVAKDDRKMRIEVGYGLEGALPDALASSIIRNEVAPYYKNEMYYEGTVAGLNAIMSATKGEYQGNPTNQGSQKFPFGLIIIIIFLIIFFLSRKGGKGGPGGFIYYGGGLGGSSRSGGFGGFSSGGGSFGGFSGGGGSFGGGGASGSW, from the coding sequence TTGAGTACAAAAAAACTAAAATATTTTCTGTTTTTTATTTTCGCAATAAAAATAATTGCTCAGCCGGAAATACCAACATTTTCAAGCTATGCTGTTGATTACACAAAAACTTTATCTAATGATCAAATAAATTATTTAGATAATGGATTGAAAACTTTTGATGATTCTACATCAAACCAAATTGTGTTTTTTATGAACAAAACTTTGGATGGTTATCCGATTGAAATGTTTACAAATGAAGTTGCTGAAAAAAATGGAATTGGAACTAAAGAAAATAATAATGGAATATTATTTTACGTTGCAAAAGATGATAGGAAAATGCGAATTGAAGTTGGGTATGGTTTAGAAGGAGCTTTACCAGATGCGTTGGCGAGTTCGATAATTAGAAATGAAGTTGCCCCATATTATAAAAATGAAATGTACTATGAAGGAACTGTTGCTGGACTTAATGCAATTATGTCAGCCACAAAAGGTGAGTATCAAGGAAACCCCACTAACCAAGGATCTCAGAAATTTCCTTTCGGGCTAATTATAATTATTATTTTTCTCATTATTTTTTTTCTATCTAGAAAAGGAGGAAAAGGTGGTCCGGGTGGATTTATATATTATGGCGGTGGTTTAGGAGGAAGTTCAAGAAGCGGCGGATTTGGCGGTTTTAGCAGCGGAGGTGGAAGTTTTGGTGGATTTAGCGGAGGCGGCGGTTCATTTGGCGGCGGAGGTGCAAGCGGAAGTTGGTAA
- the era gene encoding GTPase Era has protein sequence MKTKSGFVTIIGKPNVGKSTLMNKLIGEDLSIITNKPQTTRKRILGILDTKEFQIVFLDTPGILEPKYLLQEKLLDYVDLSVQDADILVFLLDAQNIDVEIKSFEKESIKKFISNKKQKKILAINKIDLSNEEKIKNSILHFENEKLFENIIPISAIENYNIDSLLSKIVEFLPEHPKYFPEDQLTDEPEKFFVAEKIREKVFELYKDEIPYSVEVVIDQFLERENRKDYISASIIVERDSQKPIILGKKGTSIKKLGELSRKSIEEFLMREVFLELFVKVKPNWRKDENMLKNFGYSN, from the coding sequence ATGAAAACTAAATCCGGATTTGTAACAATAATCGGCAAACCAAATGTCGGTAAATCAACTTTGATGAATAAATTAATCGGAGAAGATTTATCAATAATTACAAATAAGCCGCAGACTACGCGTAAAAGAATTTTAGGAATTTTGGATACAAAAGAATTTCAAATTGTTTTTTTAGATACTCCCGGAATTTTAGAGCCTAAATATTTACTTCAAGAAAAATTATTGGATTACGTTGATCTTTCGGTTCAAGATGCCGATATTCTTGTGTTTCTATTGGATGCGCAAAATATAGATGTTGAAATTAAATCTTTTGAAAAAGAAAGTATCAAAAAATTTATTTCAAATAAGAAGCAAAAAAAAATTCTTGCAATAAACAAAATTGATTTATCAAATGAAGAAAAAATTAAAAATTCAATTTTACATTTTGAGAATGAAAAATTGTTTGAAAATATAATTCCGATTTCTGCTATTGAGAATTACAATATTGATTCATTGCTTTCAAAAATTGTAGAATTTTTACCGGAACATCCAAAATATTTTCCCGAAGATCAATTAACGGATGAACCCGAAAAGTTTTTTGTCGCCGAAAAAATTAGAGAAAAAGTTTTTGAATTATATAAAGATGAAATTCCATATTCGGTTGAAGTAGTAATCGATCAATTTTTAGAAAGAGAAAACCGAAAAGATTATATTTCTGCCTCAATAATTGTAGAGCGTGATTCTCAGAAGCCGATTATTCTTGGAAAAAAAGGAACATCGATTAAAAAGTTGGGTGAACTTTCCAGAAAATCTATAGAAGAATTTTTAATGCGAGAAGTTTTTTTGGAATTGTTTGTTAAGGTAAAACCCAATTGGCGTAAAGATGAAAACATGCTTAAAAATTTTGGTTATAGTAATTAA
- a CDS encoding 2-C-methyl-D-erythritol 2,4-cyclodiphosphate synthase: MNFRTGFGYDVHAFSGNRKLFLGGIEIPSEKGLLGHSDADVLLHAICDALLGALALGDIGQHFPDTDQSYKNIDSKILLKKVSELIKNKGYKISNIDSTIVMEKPKLKDYIFAIRKSIAEILNLNVDQISVKATTSEKLGFVGEEKGAQAYSTVLVFQDLGD, translated from the coding sequence ATGAATTTTAGAACCGGCTTCGGTTATGATGTTCATGCATTTTCGGGAAATAGAAAATTATTTTTAGGCGGAATTGAAATTCCTTCTGAAAAAGGTTTGCTAGGTCACTCAGATGCTGATGTTTTACTTCATGCAATTTGCGATGCTTTGTTGGGAGCTTTAGCGCTTGGAGATATTGGTCAGCATTTTCCGGATACAGACCAATCTTATAAAAATATTGACAGCAAAATTTTATTGAAAAAAGTTAGTGAACTAATTAAAAATAAAGGTTATAAAATTTCAAATATCGATTCAACAATTGTGATGGAAAAACCTAAATTGAAAGATTACATTTTTGCAATCAGAAAAAGTATTGCAGAAATACTAAATCTAAATGTTGATCAAATTTCAGTGAAAGCAACTACATCGGAAAAATTAGGTTTTGTTGGTGAAGAAAAAGGTGCGCAAGCATATTCTACTGTTCTCGTATTTCAAGATTTAGGTGATTAA
- a CDS encoding 4Fe-4S dicluster domain-containing protein: MAIMITDECINCGACEPECPNTAIYEGGNEWALAGNTYGEGNAAPSGAEGFFSSDYFYIVPDKCTECKGFHDEPQCAAVCPVDCCVPDPNRVESEEELLAKKAHLDEVEGR, encoded by the coding sequence ATGGCAATAATGATAACTGACGAATGCATAAATTGTGGTGCATGCGAACCGGAGTGTCCAAATACCGCAATTTATGAAGGCGGAAATGAATGGGCATTAGCGGGAAATACTTATGGTGAAGGTAATGCTGCGCCATCCGGTGCAGAAGGATTTTTCTCATCAGATTATTTTTATATTGTTCCGGATAAATGTACTGAGTGTAAAGGATTTCATGATGAACCGCAATGTGCTGCTGTTTGTCCTGTTGATTGCTGCGTTCCTGATCCAAATCGCGTTGAATCCGAAGAAGAATTATTGGCAAAAAAAGCACATTTAGATGAAGTAGAAGGAAGATAA
- a CDS encoding DedA family protein, producing MLEEIIAYISTLETSWIYIILFFFAFIENVFPPSPSDVVVVVGASLISSTSVGFIPILLITSIGSALGFILMYYVGFFLSEKVLRSGKLKFISQDALHKTDEWFTKYGYKIILANRFLPGTRSVISFFSGVHELNVYKTFFYSLISALLWNFLIIYLGMTLGNNIQQIDYYLQTYSNIGLGITILVVIYFTIKYFLKKRKNNAEKNI from the coding sequence ATGTTAGAAGAAATTATTGCTTACATCAGCACTTTAGAAACAAGTTGGATTTATATTATACTTTTCTTTTTTGCATTTATTGAAAATGTTTTTCCGCCATCTCCAAGCGATGTTGTTGTTGTAGTTGGGGCTTCTTTAATTTCGTCAACTTCAGTTGGGTTTATTCCAATTTTATTAATTACAAGTATTGGAAGCGCATTAGGATTTATTCTTATGTATTACGTTGGATTTTTTTTAAGCGAAAAAGTTTTACGCTCGGGAAAGCTTAAGTTTATTAGTCAAGATGCACTTCACAAAACTGATGAATGGTTTACCAAGTACGGTTACAAAATTATTTTAGCAAATAGATTTTTACCCGGAACAAGATCTGTAATTAGTTTTTTCTCCGGAGTTCACGAACTAAATGTTTATAAAACATTTTTCTATTCTTTAATAAGCGCACTACTTTGGAACTTTCTAATTATTTATTTGGGGATGACTTTAGGAAATAATATTCAGCAAATAGATTATTATCTTCAAACTTATTCTAATATTGGATTGGGAATTACAATACTTGTAGTAATTTATTTTACGATAAAATATTTTCTAAAAAAAAGAAAGAACAATGCTGAAAAAAATATTTAG
- a CDS encoding MBL fold metallo-hydrolase, with protein sequence MKIGKYKLSVLETGTFALDGGAMFGIIPKPLWEKSIIPDEKNRIKLGLRCLLLESESKKILVDTGMGNLWDEKSISIYNLNNIENDLLKSLNSKNILADQITDVILTHLHFDHTGGSTKIENDKLIPTFPNAKYYVQKKHFDWAQNPTDRDKGSFIPKFYLPLYENGVLNFTNGDDFFDDEIQFLTINGHTIAQQMVKISDSSNTFLYCGDLIPTMYHIPIPYVMGYDIQPLETVKEKKKFLQLAAEENWKLIFEHDSQNVCATIKKTEKGFSFNERFKELL encoded by the coding sequence ATGAAAATTGGAAAATACAAATTATCAGTTTTAGAAACCGGAACTTTTGCTTTAGACGGTGGAGCAATGTTTGGAATTATTCCAAAACCTCTTTGGGAAAAATCAATTATTCCGGATGAAAAAAATAGAATTAAATTAGGATTGAGATGTTTACTTCTTGAATCCGAATCGAAAAAAATTTTAGTTGATACTGGAATGGGAAATCTTTGGGATGAAAAGTCTATTTCGATATATAATTTAAACAATATTGAGAATGATTTACTAAAATCCCTTAATTCAAAAAATATTCTTGCCGATCAAATTACTGACGTAATTTTAACCCATCTTCATTTTGATCATACCGGCGGATCAACAAAAATTGAGAATGATAAATTAATTCCAACTTTTCCGAATGCAAAATATTATGTTCAGAAAAAACATTTTGATTGGGCGCAAAATCCAACGGATAGAGATAAAGGAAGTTTTATTCCCAAATTTTATCTGCCTTTGTATGAAAATGGAGTTTTAAATTTTACAAACGGTGACGATTTTTTTGATGATGAAATTCAATTTTTGACAATTAACGGACACACAATCGCTCAGCAAATGGTGAAGATTTCGGATTCATCAAATACATTTTTGTATTGTGGCGATTTAATTCCAACTATGTACCACATTCCAATTCCTTACGTTATGGGATATGATATTCAACCTTTAGAAACAGTAAAAGAAAAAAAGAAATTTTTGCAATTAGCTGCTGAAGAAAATTGGAAATTAATTTTTGAACATGATTCTCAAAATGTATGTGCAACAATTAAGAAAACTGAAAAAGGTTTTTCATTTAATGAAAGATTTAAAGAATTATTGTGA
- a CDS encoding DMT family transporter gives MILQKKYKSEAILLLITLLWGATFVIVKESLNDISSMAFIALRFLIAGIFLLPFIIKKKFTKQNFNAGILLGILLFIGFAVQTIGLKYTSATKSGFFTGTTVIMIPILQTIIEKRIPTKGVILGSILVMIGIAFLSSGGNSILNLFEDIATNFNLGDGLTLICAFFFAIYIIYLDIETTKHEFWVLLFLQIITTAILAIIFSLFFSGINLEHFKIDLTNNLIGGILYTSIFATLITTALQTKYQKDVTPAKAGIIFSFEPIFAAIFAFFILGEKITNFGYFGAALIMLGLFISELYENIFIKNGKPKN, from the coding sequence ATGATATTACAAAAAAAATATAAATCTGAAGCAATTCTACTTTTAATAACATTACTTTGGGGAGCAACTTTTGTAATTGTCAAAGAATCATTGAATGATATTTCCTCAATGGCATTTATTGCATTACGATTTTTAATTGCCGGAATATTTTTACTTCCGTTTATAATTAAAAAAAAATTTACAAAGCAAAATTTTAATGCGGGAATTTTATTAGGTATTTTGTTGTTCATCGGTTTTGCAGTTCAGACTATTGGATTAAAATATACATCGGCAACAAAATCCGGATTTTTTACTGGAACAACTGTAATTATGATTCCAATTCTTCAAACAATTATTGAAAAAAGAATTCCAACAAAAGGAGTAATTCTCGGTTCTATTCTGGTGATGATAGGAATTGCATTTTTATCAAGCGGCGGAAATTCAATTTTAAATTTATTTGAAGACATTGCAACAAACTTTAATCTTGGTGACGGCTTAACCTTAATCTGCGCTTTCTTTTTCGCAATCTATATTATTTATTTAGATATTGAAACAACCAAACATGAATTTTGGGTTTTACTTTTTTTGCAGATTATTACGACTGCAATTTTAGCGATAATATTTTCTTTATTTTTTTCCGGAATTAATTTAGAACATTTTAAAATTGATTTAACAAATAATTTAATTGGCGGAATTTTATATACATCAATTTTTGCAACATTAATTACAACGGCGCTTCAAACAAAATATCAGAAAGATGTAACACCGGCAAAAGCGGGAATTATTTTTTCATTTGAGCCAATTTTTGCGGCAATTTTTGCATTCTTTATATTAGGAGAAAAAATAACTAATTTTGGATACTTCGGCGCAGCATTGATTATGCTGGGTTTGTTTATTTCTGAATTGTATGAAAATATATTTATAAAAAATGGAAAACCAAAAAATTAG
- a CDS encoding PFL family protein encodes MQYQFDEILETIKMTEIEHFDIRTVTLGISLRDCADRNLEITKRKIYDKILKYGKNHVKYANEIEKQYGVKVVNKRVSITPASIPFDMFNANEFVEIAQVLDKAAAEIGIDYLAGYSALVQKGMTNGERELIKSIPIALSETKRVCASVNVASTKAGINMDAVLMMANVIKQTAENTKDRDSIGCAKLVVFCNVPEDNPFVAGAFHGVSEPEVVLNVGISGPGVVLDAIKSAGNIDLQKLAEVIKKTVFKITRAGELIGREVANKHGIPFGIVDISLAPTPAPGDSIGDILKAMGVEDVGAPGTTAALAMLNDSVKKAGLMASSSVGGLSGAFIPVSEDQAMIDAVERGNLSIEKLEAMTAVCSVGLDMVAIPGDTPATTIAGIIADECAIGIINDKTTSARLIPAFGKKVGDYIDYGGLLGKAPIMNVRNLSSQNFVGRGGRIPAPVRSLTN; translated from the coding sequence ATGCAATACCAGTTTGATGAAATTCTTGAAACAATTAAAATGACGGAAATTGAGCATTTTGATATTCGTACGGTTACGCTTGGCATTAGTCTAAGAGATTGCGCCGATAGAAATTTAGAAATTACTAAAAGAAAAATTTATGATAAAATTTTAAAGTATGGAAAAAATCACGTTAAGTATGCAAATGAAATTGAAAAACAATACGGAGTTAAAGTTGTTAATAAACGCGTTTCAATTACTCCGGCATCAATTCCGTTTGATATGTTTAATGCAAATGAATTTGTTGAAATTGCTCAGGTTTTAGATAAAGCTGCAGCAGAAATTGGGATTGATTATTTAGCGGGATATTCCGCACTTGTACAAAAAGGAATGACTAACGGTGAAAGAGAGTTAATAAAATCAATACCGATTGCACTTTCCGAAACAAAAAGAGTTTGCGCAAGTGTAAATGTTGCCTCAACTAAAGCCGGCATTAACATGGACGCAGTTTTGATGATGGCGAATGTAATTAAGCAAACTGCGGAAAATACTAAAGATAGAGATTCAATCGGTTGCGCAAAATTAGTTGTATTTTGCAATGTTCCGGAAGATAATCCATTTGTTGCAGGAGCTTTCCACGGAGTTAGTGAACCTGAAGTAGTTTTAAATGTTGGAATTAGCGGACCCGGAGTTGTGCTTGATGCAATTAAAAGTGCCGGAAATATTGATCTTCAAAAACTTGCCGAAGTAATAAAAAAAACTGTTTTTAAAATTACAAGAGCCGGCGAATTAATTGGAAGAGAAGTTGCAAATAAACACGGAATTCCATTTGGAATTGTTGATATTTCACTTGCCCCAACACCGGCGCCGGGAGATAGCATTGGCGATATTCTTAAAGCAATGGGAGTTGAAGATGTTGGAGCTCCCGGAACAACTGCGGCTTTAGCAATGTTGAATGATTCAGTGAAAAAAGCCGGACTTATGGCAAGTTCATCGGTTGGAGGATTAAGTGGAGCATTTATTCCAGTTAGCGAAGATCAAGCAATGATTGATGCAGTTGAAAGAGGAAATTTATCAATAGAAAAATTGGAAGCGATGACGGCAGTTTGCTCTGTTGGATTGGATATGGTTGCAATTCCCGGTGATACACCAGCAACAACAATTGCCGGAATTATTGCCGATGAATGTGCCATAGGGATTATAAATGATAAAACTACTTCAGCAAGATTAATTCCAGCGTTTGGAAAAAAAGTTGGTGATTATATTGATTACGGCGGATTGCTTGGCAAAGCTCCAATTATGAATGTACGAAATTTATCAAGCCAAAATTTTGTTGGAAGAGGAGGGAGAATTCCAGCTCCCGTAAGAAGTTTAACAAATTAA